In Solanum stenotomum isolate F172 chromosome 6, ASM1918654v1, whole genome shotgun sequence, one DNA window encodes the following:
- the LOC125868870 gene encoding LEAF RUST 10 DISEASE-RESISTANCE LOCUS RECEPTOR-LIKE PROTEIN KINASE-like 1.1, whose product MDLASSFICFLLSLLVILVQAKGRNASTCPKSFSCGNFTDLSFPFSLSTQPDCGMMSMSGCDAKPYPRIQLVPGGEWYYVLEMHNSSVWIGDTKLQTTLTQHKCQAFNKNFSLRNSPFMSFHMNNLINIFKCISSSNNVHNITQKKNDHFVGYNMYSGCEGFSIYYKLSDEYIGADNIPTNCLLVRLPIQSTHGDLFNMLGPEIFVEWKLSDECNECHYGGGQCQSDKTNKFSCHKDAKTPTDSTDQRKETTGRNMVGLIVGTVFGGVGSVMITSLVVYIIWRYTKRKFSSSRFFSTRKLSNILNHDVEGGSIYFGVSVFSYSELEEATDDFNSSRVLGEGGYGTVYYGKLKDGREIAVKRLYEHNCKRMEQFVNEIDILTRLRHXNY is encoded by the exons ATGGATTTGgcttcttcttttatttgtttccttCTATCTCTACTTGTGATCTTAGTTCAGGCAAAGGGCAGAAATGCTTCAACTTGTCCAAAGTCCTTTTCATGTGGAAATTTTACAGacctgagctttcctttctctctttccaCACAACCCGATTGTGGAATGATGTCCATGTCTGGTTGTGATGCTAAACCATATCCAAGAATCCAACTAGTTCCTGGAGGAGAATGGTACTATGTTTTAGAGATGCATAATTCATCAGTTTGGATTGGGGACACGAAGCTTCAAACAACATTGACGCAACACAAGTGCCAGGCTTTCAACAAAAATTTCTCCCTTCGAAACTCTCCTTTTATGTCTTTCCATATGAATAATCTTATAAACATCTTCAAATGCATCAGTAGCAGTAATAATGTCCATAACATTACGCAGAAGAAGAACGATCATTTTGTGGGTTATAATATGTACAGTGGCTGTGAAGGCTTTAGCATATACTACAAGCTTTCCGATGAATACATAGGAGCAGACAATATTCCTACCAACTGTTTACTTGTCAGATTGCCAATTCAGTCAACTCATGGTGATTTGTTCAACATGTTAGGTCCCGAAATTTTTGTAGAATGGAAACTGTCTGATGAATGTAATGAATGTCATTATGGTGGAGGTCAATGCCAGAGTGATAAAACCAACAAATTTTCTTGTCACAAAG ATGCAAAAACACCTACAGATAGTACcgatcaaagaaaagaaacaactgGAAGAAATATGGTGGGGCTGATTGTGGGAACAG TCTTTGGCGGAGTAGGATCGGTGATGATAACTTCTTTAGTTGTATACATTATCTGGCGTTACACAAAGAGGAAATTTAGTTCATCCCGCTTCTTCTCGACAAGGAAATTGTCCAATATCCTTAATCATGATGTTGAGGGAGGCAGTATATACTTTGGTGTTTCAGTCTTCTCTTATTCAGAACTTGAAGAAGCCACAGATGATTTCAATTCCTCTAGAGTACTTGGAGAAGGAGGTTATGGAACTGTTTACTATG GAAAACTTAAAGATGGACGGGAGATTGCTGTAAAGCGCCTCTACGAGCACAACTGCAAGCGAATGGAGCAGTTTGTAAATGAAATTGATATCCTTACTAGACTAAGGCACAANAATTACTAG